From one Diprion similis isolate iyDipSimi1 chromosome 7, iyDipSimi1.1, whole genome shotgun sequence genomic stretch:
- the LOC124408080 gene encoding abl interactor 2 isoform X3 codes for MAEYRGSDSYRVSSGVGSDSEVMAELAALLRHEIPDGRSNLADSHTNLERVAEYCEANYFQAENKRIALEETKNYTTQSLASVAYQINTLAYNFLQLLDLQTSQLAEMESQMNHIAQTVMIHKEKVARREIGVLTANKMTTRQYKIIAPANPEKPIKYVRKSIDYTILDEIGHGVRSGGTPRSKQRGGSQGSVQSLGAASTGSGLGAVIVGPAPTTKPPTPPQTVRTGTLSKGSRNPRRERGPGYSTLPLHAHTTAHPSHGLQHTVHPTNLTQHTLPPQVGTVHPLQSHPQTPPPAPPSVTGAAGYVQEHLNSMPPPPSPLVGSGSEMTNYSGHHTLPHRLSHQVSRSSGASSPPLPPPPPPEHDEHSQFGRPQQPSGAIMPIVPDEEDLPGWVPKNYIEKVVAIYDYYADKEDELSFQESSVIYVLKKNDDGWWEGVMDGITGLFPGNYVEPCV; via the exons ATGGCTGAGTACC GTGGCTCGGACTCGTATCGCGTGTCTTCAGGAGTGGGAAGCGATTCTGAAGTAATGGCAGAATTAGCGGCGCTTTTGCGTCATGAAATCCCTGATGGGAGAAGCAACCTGGCTGACAGTCACACAAATTTGGAACGAGTCGCAGAGTATTGCGAGGCAAATTATTTCCAAGCCGAGAACAAACGTATAGCTCTTGAGGaaactaaaaattatacaactcAGTCGCTTGCCAGTGTTGCATATCAAATAAACACACTGGCTTATAACTTTCTGCAGTTGTTGGATCTGCAAACCTCACAGCTTGCTGAAATGGAAAGTCAGATGAACCACATTGCTCAGACAGTTATGATTCACAAGGAAAAGGTTGCCAGAAGGGAAATAGGCGTTCTTACTGCGAACAAAATGACCACGAGACAATATAAGATTATTGCACCGGCAAATCCTGAAAAACCTATAAAATATGTTAGAAAAAGCATAGATTACACCATCTTAGATGAGATTGGTCATGGTGTGCGAAGCGGAGGTACTCCGAGGAGCAAACAGCGTGGGGGGAGCCAGGGCAGTGTACAAAGTCTCGGTGCTGCTTCGACTGGATCTGGTTTGGGTGCAGTCATTGTGGGTCCAGCACCTACTACAAAGCCACCAACTCCGCCACAAACAGTCCGGACAG GAACACTGAGTAAGGGCTCCC GTAATCCTAGACGGGAACGAGGACCTGGTTATAGTACATTACCACTTCATGCTCATACCACCGCACATCCCTCTCATGGACTTCAGCATACGGTTCATCCTACTAATCTTACTCAACACACTCTACCCCCTCAAGTTGGAACTGTTCATCCACTCCAAAGCCATCCACAAACTCCACCTCCCGCTCCACCCAGTGTCACTGGAGCTGCAGGGTATGTCCAAGAACATCTTAACAGTATGCCAC CGCCCCCCTCGCCGCTGGTTGGTTCTGGGAGTGAAATGACTAATTACAGTGGTCACCATACTCTCCCGCATCGACTATCTCATCAAGTTAGCCGCAGCAGTGGTGCGAGCAGCCCTCCGTTGCCTCCGCCGCCTCCCCCGGAACACGACGAACATTCCCAATTTGGAAGGCCACAGCAACCATCTGGTGCGATTATGCCGATTGTGCCAGATGAGGAAGACTTACCTGGATGGGTACCAAAGAACTATATTGAGAAAG TGGTTGCCATATATGATTATTATGCCGATAAAGAAGACGAATTGAGCTTCCAAGAGAGTTCAGTTATCTATGTTTTGAAGAAGAATGACGACGGATG
- the LOC124408080 gene encoding abl interactor 2 isoform X2, giving the protein MAELAALLRHEIPDGRSNLADSHTNLERVAEYCEANYFQAENKRIALEETKNYTTQSLASVAYQINTLAYNFLQLLDLQTSQLAEMESQMNHIAQTVMIHKEKVARREIGVLTANKMTTRQYKIIAPANPEKPIKYVRKSIDYTILDEIGHGVRSGGTPRSKQRGGSQGSVQSLGAASTGSGLGAVIVGPAPTTKPPTPPQTVRTGTLSKGSREYRTPPAVAPPQVPSHYAPNYPLGNPRRERGPGYSTLPLHAHTTAHPSHGLQHTVHPTNLTQHTLPPQVGTVHPLQSHPQTPPPAPPSVTGAAGYVQEHLNSMPPPPSPLVGSGSEMTNYSGHHTLPHRLSHQVSRSSGASSPPLPPPPPPEHDEHSQFGRPQQPSGAIMPIVPDEEDLPGWVPKNYIEKVVAIYDYYADKEDELSFQESSVIYVLKKNDDGWWEGVMDGITGLFPGNYVEPCV; this is encoded by the exons ATGGCAGAATTAGCGGCGCTTTTGCGTCATGAAATCCCTGATGGGAGAAGCAACCTGGCTGACAGTCACACAAATTTGGAACGAGTCGCAGAGTATTGCGAGGCAAATTATTTCCAAGCCGAGAACAAACGTATAGCTCTTGAGGaaactaaaaattatacaactcAGTCGCTTGCCAGTGTTGCATATCAAATAAACACACTGGCTTATAACTTTCTGCAGTTGTTGGATCTGCAAACCTCACAGCTTGCTGAAATGGAAAGTCAGATGAACCACATTGCTCAGACAGTTATGATTCACAAGGAAAAGGTTGCCAGAAGGGAAATAGGCGTTCTTACTGCGAACAAAATGACCACGAGACAATATAAGATTATTGCACCGGCAAATCCTGAAAAACCTATAAAATATGTTAGAAAAAGCATAGATTACACCATCTTAGATGAGATTGGTCATGGTGTGCGAAGCGGAGGTACTCCGAGGAGCAAACAGCGTGGGGGGAGCCAGGGCAGTGTACAAAGTCTCGGTGCTGCTTCGACTGGATCTGGTTTGGGTGCAGTCATTGTGGGTCCAGCACCTACTACAAAGCCACCAACTCCGCCACAAACAGTCCGGACAG GAACACTGAGTAAGGGCTCCCGTGAGTACAGAACACCACCCGCAGTGGCCCCGCCCCAAGTTCCCAGCCACTATGCACCCAATTACCCCTTAGGTAATCCTAGACGGGAACGAGGACCTGGTTATAGTACATTACCACTTCATGCTCATACCACCGCACATCCCTCTCATGGACTTCAGCATACGGTTCATCCTACTAATCTTACTCAACACACTCTACCCCCTCAAGTTGGAACTGTTCATCCACTCCAAAGCCATCCACAAACTCCACCTCCCGCTCCACCCAGTGTCACTGGAGCTGCAGGGTATGTCCAAGAACATCTTAACAGTATGCCAC CGCCCCCCTCGCCGCTGGTTGGTTCTGGGAGTGAAATGACTAATTACAGTGGTCACCATACTCTCCCGCATCGACTATCTCATCAAGTTAGCCGCAGCAGTGGTGCGAGCAGCCCTCCGTTGCCTCCGCCGCCTCCCCCGGAACACGACGAACATTCCCAATTTGGAAGGCCACAGCAACCATCTGGTGCGATTATGCCGATTGTGCCAGATGAGGAAGACTTACCTGGATGGGTACCAAAGAACTATATTGAGAAAG TGGTTGCCATATATGATTATTATGCCGATAAAGAAGACGAATTGAGCTTCCAAGAGAGTTCAGTTATCTATGTTTTGAAGAAGAATGACGACGGATG
- the LOC124408080 gene encoding abl interactor 2 isoform X1 has protein sequence MAEYRGSDSYRVSSGVGSDSEVMAELAALLRHEIPDGRSNLADSHTNLERVAEYCEANYFQAENKRIALEETKNYTTQSLASVAYQINTLAYNFLQLLDLQTSQLAEMESQMNHIAQTVMIHKEKVARREIGVLTANKMTTRQYKIIAPANPEKPIKYVRKSIDYTILDEIGHGVRSGGTPRSKQRGGSQGSVQSLGAASTGSGLGAVIVGPAPTTKPPTPPQTVRTGTLSKGSREYRTPPAVAPPQVPSHYAPNYPLGNPRRERGPGYSTLPLHAHTTAHPSHGLQHTVHPTNLTQHTLPPQVGTVHPLQSHPQTPPPAPPSVTGAAGYVQEHLNSMPPPPSPLVGSGSEMTNYSGHHTLPHRLSHQVSRSSGASSPPLPPPPPPEHDEHSQFGRPQQPSGAIMPIVPDEEDLPGWVPKNYIEKVVAIYDYYADKEDELSFQESSVIYVLKKNDDGWWEGVMDGITGLFPGNYVEPCV, from the exons ATGGCTGAGTACC GTGGCTCGGACTCGTATCGCGTGTCTTCAGGAGTGGGAAGCGATTCTGAAGTAATGGCAGAATTAGCGGCGCTTTTGCGTCATGAAATCCCTGATGGGAGAAGCAACCTGGCTGACAGTCACACAAATTTGGAACGAGTCGCAGAGTATTGCGAGGCAAATTATTTCCAAGCCGAGAACAAACGTATAGCTCTTGAGGaaactaaaaattatacaactcAGTCGCTTGCCAGTGTTGCATATCAAATAAACACACTGGCTTATAACTTTCTGCAGTTGTTGGATCTGCAAACCTCACAGCTTGCTGAAATGGAAAGTCAGATGAACCACATTGCTCAGACAGTTATGATTCACAAGGAAAAGGTTGCCAGAAGGGAAATAGGCGTTCTTACTGCGAACAAAATGACCACGAGACAATATAAGATTATTGCACCGGCAAATCCTGAAAAACCTATAAAATATGTTAGAAAAAGCATAGATTACACCATCTTAGATGAGATTGGTCATGGTGTGCGAAGCGGAGGTACTCCGAGGAGCAAACAGCGTGGGGGGAGCCAGGGCAGTGTACAAAGTCTCGGTGCTGCTTCGACTGGATCTGGTTTGGGTGCAGTCATTGTGGGTCCAGCACCTACTACAAAGCCACCAACTCCGCCACAAACAGTCCGGACAG GAACACTGAGTAAGGGCTCCCGTGAGTACAGAACACCACCCGCAGTGGCCCCGCCCCAAGTTCCCAGCCACTATGCACCCAATTACCCCTTAGGTAATCCTAGACGGGAACGAGGACCTGGTTATAGTACATTACCACTTCATGCTCATACCACCGCACATCCCTCTCATGGACTTCAGCATACGGTTCATCCTACTAATCTTACTCAACACACTCTACCCCCTCAAGTTGGAACTGTTCATCCACTCCAAAGCCATCCACAAACTCCACCTCCCGCTCCACCCAGTGTCACTGGAGCTGCAGGGTATGTCCAAGAACATCTTAACAGTATGCCAC CGCCCCCCTCGCCGCTGGTTGGTTCTGGGAGTGAAATGACTAATTACAGTGGTCACCATACTCTCCCGCATCGACTATCTCATCAAGTTAGCCGCAGCAGTGGTGCGAGCAGCCCTCCGTTGCCTCCGCCGCCTCCCCCGGAACACGACGAACATTCCCAATTTGGAAGGCCACAGCAACCATCTGGTGCGATTATGCCGATTGTGCCAGATGAGGAAGACTTACCTGGATGGGTACCAAAGAACTATATTGAGAAAG TGGTTGCCATATATGATTATTATGCCGATAAAGAAGACGAATTGAGCTTCCAAGAGAGTTCAGTTATCTATGTTTTGAAGAAGAATGACGACGGATG